The region CTTTGGCGCCATGAATGGTCATCATCCGGATTTCATTGCTGCCCCTTGTCAGGCTTTCGCGGCTGACTTCATCATCGGTGGTTTCCATGGTTTCAATAAACCCAAGCAGGCTTGGCGAATGGAGCTTTTCATGCTGGCGGGCGGCATCGAGAAACTCGGCCAGCACATCCATGACATGCGCCCCGAGCCGAGTTGCAAATGCCTTGCGGGTATCCTTGTCGAGAACAGCCCGGTAAAACTCATAGGGGCGAAAAGACTCCGCTTTTCCCATGAGCGCGAGCAGTTTTTCATGGGCGGCGTCAAACTCCTCATTCTCTTGTGCGAGAGCCGCAAGGCGCTGGAACAGTCGGGCCTCTCCCCGATCATGGGCAAGCCTGAAAATATGCTCTTCCCCAAGGCCGAACACCGGCGATTTCAGCACCGCCGCAAGGGTAAGATCATCTTCAGGCAGCAACATCACCCGCCCAAGCGCAATCAGATCCATTACCGCGATATCATCCCTCAGCCTTACCCTGTCCGCGCCTGCCATCGGCAGGCCGGCAAGACGGATCTCCCGGTCAAGGATCTGGGCAAATCCCCTGCGCTTGCGAACAAGGATGAGGATATCTTCTGGCCGCATCATCCGGCCTCTTGCGGGCAGAAACCTCTTGCCGATCCAGGATTTGAGCACCTCGACAATCTGCCTTGCCATGACAAGTTCAGGCGGAGAATTCCCCGCCTCTTCATCCGAAGTCACCGGATCAAGCAAGGTGACAAACCCGCTTTCCCCAATCCGGCTGATCCCGTGACGGGCTGCCTGCCCAAGCCCGGGTAATCCTGGTTGGCGCGCGGCATCCTCACCACTATTGTCTTCATGAGCAGGGAGAGTTGATGCCCCGATCACCTGATCAACCAGCTGGAGAACCGGGCCCGCACTTCTAAAAGAGGTATCAAGATCGACCCGGCGGAAAGGTTTACGCGCCTGCGCCGCGCGGCCTTGAAAGGTCACTTCCTGATCATGGAAAAGATCTGGCTCGGCCCCCTGGAAACTGTAGATGGACTGTTTGTAATCCCCCACCGAAAAAAGGCTGCGGCCTGGCTGGTCTTTCGGGATATCTTCGTCGCCGGTAAAGAACTCTGCCGCCAGCCGGGACAGGATGCGCCACTGGCTTGGACTAGTATCCTGCGCTTCGTCGATCAGAATATGGGAGATGCCCTCATCAAGCTTGTACCTTACCCAGGCCGCACCGCCATCGGCTTCCAGCAGCCGCACCGTATCGGTGATCAGGTCGTTGTAATCCATCAGCCCGGCATGGAGTTTTCGCTTCCGATACCCGCGTGACATAGCCTCGGCCACAAGAAGGAGCGGGAAACTGCGCTCTGCTGTCTGAATGGCATTGATCCGGCTGAAAACATCCACAAGACGGTGAGCTTCCCTTTCAGCAAACAGAACCGCATCGGCAAAGGCATTCCTGACCGCCTTGGTCGCTTGATTTTTAAGTGGCAAGAAATCTGTTTTGGTGAGGAAAAACATCGAAATATCTTCGAAAGCCGCTTCACGTGCCTCATCATCCATTTCCATCCATGCCCTGAGCCTGCCTGCTTTTTCTTTCTCCTTATCTGTTCCCGTCTCAAGAGCGGCGGCAAAATATTGAAGCTGCTCTTTTCGACCTCTCCCCAGTTTGGTGATTTCCTGCCGCAGCTCATCTATTGCTTTTGCGGGATCATCGGCGGCCTCAGGCACTTCAAGGGCCACGAAAAGCCCGCGCTTTATTCGGACCGGGTCACGCGCCAGTACCTCCATGAATTCAGCATATTCAAAAATGTCTTTGGTCAGTGACATCATCTGGTCCTGCCCGATGTCTTCGGCAAGCCGTGCCAGTGCCGCCGTGATCACCGGGTCTGCCGAACGCATCACCTCATCCGCGACTTCCATGCGCAGGGTTTTGGTTTGGTTGGTTGTCGCCAGATCGAAATACGGCTGGATGCCTGCCTCGATCGGGAACCGCCGCAGGACCGACTGGGCAAAGGCATGCACGGTTTCAATCCGGAGACCGACAGGATCGTCAAGCAGAAGGGTGAAGAGCTGGCGGGCCCGGGCAATCTCTTTCTGGGAGGGACGCTCAACCCCGACAAGACGAATAGAATCGGTAAGCTCGCTTTCCGGGACAACGGCCCATTTTGACAATCGCTCATAAAGGCGGTTGCGCATTTCCGCCGCCGCCGCCCGGGTATAGGTTACCGCCAGAATGTCCGCTGCCCGCGCGCCGCCAAGAAGAAGACGCAAAATCCGGTTGGTGAGCACCCGTGTCTTGCCAGTTCCGGCATTGGCGGAAACCCAGACCGAGGACATCGGGTCTGCCGCCGCATGCTGGGCTGCGGTTGCCGAGGCGATCACCTCTTGCCTTAATGAACGCAGGTCCTTTGTCACCGGTCATCTCCTTCCCCGGGGCTCGCGTCACTATCCGGACTCAGCCGCGACCATTCACGCACCCGCGCCAGATGCTTGTACGGGCTGTAGGGGTTGGCCTGGCCCGGATCCGGCTCCGAGAGATACGGCTCCTCATCAAGGGCAAAGCGCCGCACCAGATCGGTGATATGCTCTTCGGCGCGGGTGATCCAGTCATCTTCCGGGGTGACATCAATGATCTTCCCGCGATCGCTTCGCCGCCCCTTGAGCTGCCAGTATTCGATACGCTCAACCAGACAGGGAGCAGGAATTTCAGGAAACCCTCCACGGGCGGCAATAACCGCCTCAACCGGAAGCTGCAGTGCCTGATTGCGGGCAACATTGCTTCGGCTGGGGATACTTCCCGTCTTGTAGTCAATCACCACCAGACGATTATCGGCGAGGAGATCAAGCCGGTCCGCCTTGGCGGTCAGTATGATCTCCCCATCCGGGAGGGTGATTCTGATCTCCCCCCGCCTTTCGGCAAAGCTCCGTTGTCGCATTTCCGGTGCTGTTATTTCCTGTTCGATCCACCACGCGGCAATGTTTCTGAACTGGGAGAACCAGAAGGTCTTCACCCATGGATCACCGCGATAGGCCTTGAACGCTTCTTCGCCAATAGAGATCAGGCGATCATACGAATCAGCGGGAAATCTGCCCTTGCCAAACTGGTCGATGAAAACTTTCAGCGCTTCATGAACGAGATTGCCCCGATCTGCCACCGTCGGCAGTTGGTCGAGCGGATCCAGTGGCTTCAACCTGAGTATCCGTTTAGCATAGATGGCGTAGGGATCACGCTGGAGCATATCAATCTCGGTGGCGGAATACTGCCTTGGCCGCAACGCAGCAGAGACCCGCGGGGCAGGACACGTATAGGGGCGGAGCGGGCCGGATTGAACATGCAGGCGCCGCACAATCTCCCGATAGGCTGGCGGTTCCGGCCAGTTGAGTCCTGCCACATCCAGCACCGCCTCAAGCCGTCGCAACCAGCGTGAAACTTCAGTCGGGCTGCCGTCTTCGCGTTCAGCGCGGGTGATAAGAACCTCAGGTCTGGCCAGCGCCATCATCACATCATGGGCGGCAAGACCTATCCGCCAGGTTGCCGGCGGCAGACCAAACGATGCTCGCATGGCATTGCTCATCCATGGGTCGGGCGGGGGATGGGACGGGAACGTGCCCTCGTTCATCCCGCCCAGTATCACCAGGTCCGCGGTCTGCATCCGGGCTTCCACGGCTCCAAGGATCGAAAGCCTCGGATGGCCCACCTCTTCGGGATAGACTGTCTCTCCGGCCATCAGTTGGGTGAGCACCGACGGCAGATCCTCCGGCGTAAGATTTGTCTTATCACCGCTCACCGTGAGCCGATGCAGAAACCGTGCAAGCCTGACCCCCGCCTGCCCCTGCCAGGGACGAAGCGGCTCATCCGGGTCGGCCGCGAGCAACTCCGCTGCCTGCCCAAGCGCATCCGTCAGGCGAGATAGCGGCACCTCAACACCAAGGGTGAATTTTGACAGGGGCTTGAGCGGCGTGATCAGCGCCTCCTCAACAAATCTCCCAAGGTCAGGGCTGACCCGCCCTGCTGCTTCGGCAATACCTTTAAGCCCTCCCGGGATCCGCTGGCCGCGAAGCACCAGTAATTCGAGCTGCCGCAGGCGCTGGCGAAACTTCACCCGCCCAAGACCGGCCGATGCCAGCCGATGAAACCCCATGGCCAGAAGTGCCGATGGAGCAAATCCCCCGGTCCAGGCCTCGGCAATCAGCCGCAGAAACTGCGCCTCGTTGGTATCGCCAAGTTTAATGCCTGCGCTGTCGCTGATGTGAATATTCCAGCGCACCAGCTCCCCTGAAACCATCCGCGCCAACGCACGGTCCGCCGTAATGAGGGTTGCGGTCCGGCCCGGGGTTTCAAGCACCTCACGCATGGCCAGCGCAATAACCTCGGCTTCCTCGCGCCGATCATAGCAGTCAATCCGGCTGAGCCCCTCAAGACTTGCCACCCCGATCTTGCGGTTGAGCGGGATTTTCCGCCACGCACCTGCCTGTTCGGCGGGCCGCATCGCTTCACGCAGGAGTACCTGCCGCGCCTTCCGGGCTGAACCTCGATCATCTCCGGTGGGTTTAGGCCATCTCAGCACCTTTCCCCGGTCAACCCCGAGAGTGCTGAGAAGCCGGGCCAGAGGATATTGCGGATGGCAGATGGTGGTTTCATCCTCGCCCAGAAGCGCCTGCCAGTCTTCTTCCGGCATGTCCATATCAAGGCCGGGCAGCACGACATGCCCGCGCTCAAGCTCCAGCACCGCACGCATCAGCTCCTGGGTAGCCGGGATAGACCCGGTGGAGCCCGCGATGATCACCAGGCCGGGTGGTGCTTTTTTCCGCCAGGCCTCAGCCCGGGCGAGAATGGCGGCGTTGCGCCAGGCAGCAGGGTCACTTCGGTTGAGCTGTTCGAGTTTGAGCGGCCAGTATTCGGTCACAATCCGGAGCACCGCAAGAACTCGCTGCCAGTGGGAGGCGTATTCATCTTCGGCAAGGGTGTTCAGCCGGTCAAAGGAACATCCCGCTGTCTGTGCCTGATCAAGGAATTCCCCCAGTGCCCGTGCCAGCGCCATGTGATCTGCCAGCGCAAGATCTCCTTTCGGGATAAGTCGTGCCAGATGAAGCTGGCGTTCCAGCGGGTCGATCACCGGCGGCAGGTCATCCCGGTCCCAGCCGGAGATGATCAGTTCTTCGGCATCCGTATCCACATCACCGATCGGCATCAGCCTAGGTAGCAGCATGGCTTTTCCTGATGCCTGGCGCAGGAACGCTCCCCGGACTGCATTGGCAAGCCGGCGATTGGGCAACAGGATAAAACTGTCCGCAAGATCTTCCGGGCCTTTGGCGAGTTCCAGCACCCCGCGCACCAGATCATCGGCAAAGGGTTCACCAGCCTCGATATTATGAATGAATCCCGGTTGTGAGGTCATCGTTCCAGTCTAGGGAATTTTACCTGGATTGCCATCGCTTATCGCTGCATCCATGGTGATCAATCCTGCATATGGAAAGCCCGTGCTGAACGGCAACCTGTCCGAAAGGACAGGGTTTACATCAAACCTGCAGCAACAAGTTTTTCCCGCCATCTTGATGCGTGTTCCGCCCCGGCAAGGAAACTCACCTGCCGGATCGCCGGTGCCGATGGACCCTCCGCCTCTTCCATCAAGATTGTCAACGCATCGCCAGGCAGATATCCGGCAATCTTCTCCGGCCATTCGATCAGGGCGATGTGGCGCCCTTCAATCTCTTGAAAACCCAGTTCAAGGATTTCATCCGGGGTTTCAAGCCGCCAGCAGTCCATGTGCCAGATCTCTGTTTCCCTGTCCCCATCCTTGGCAAAGGGATAGGTCTGCACCAGCGTGAAGGTCGGGCTCGGGATATCATCGGTATCAATCCCGAAACGGGCGAGGGCGGCCCGGATCATCCCGCGGGCGAAGGTGGATTTGCCCGCGCCGAGATCACCTTTAAGAGCAAGAATATCCCCTGGCTCAAGATGCGGGATCAGCGCTTCCCCGATAGCCATCGTGGCCTCGGGGCTTTCGCTCCTCAAGGCGGCGATCTTGTTCAGGTCATCCGCCATGCTGACCGGCACTAGTAGCGATACTGATCGGACTTGAAGGGCCCCTGGGCGCTGACGCCGATATACCCGGCCTGGGAATCCGTGAGTTTGGTCAGTTTTGCGCCAACTTTCTCAAGATGGAGCATGGCCACTTTCTCATCAAGATGGCGTGGCAGGGTATAGACCTTGTTCTCATAGGAGGACGCCCGTTCCCAGAGTTCGATCTGCGCCAGCACCTGATTGGTAAACGAAGCCGACATCACAAAGGATGGATGCCCGGTGGCACAGCCGAGATTCACCAGCCGGCCCTTGGCCAGAAGGATGATCTTCTTGCCATCGGGGAATTCCACTTCATCAACCTGCGGCTTGACCTCACTCCAGCCGAAATTGGCGAGGGCTTCAACCTGAATTTCGTTGTCGAAATGACCGATATTGCAGACGATGGCACGATCTTTCATGGCCCGCATATGATCAATGGTCACGACATCCTGGTTGCCGGTCGCGGTCACGAAAATATCAGCTTTAGCCGCCGCTTCTTCCATGGTGACAACTTCATAGCCTTCCATGGCTGCCTGCAGCGCACAGATCGGGTCAATTTCCGTCACCATCACCCGGGCGCCGCCCTGGCGGAGCGACGCGGCCGAGCCCTTGCCCACATCACCATAACCGCAGACCACGGCAACCTTGCCCGCCAGCATCACGTCGGTGGCACGGCGAATCCCGTCAACAAGGGATTCACGGCAGCCATAGAGGTTGTCGAACTTGGACTTGGTCACGCTGTCATTGACATTGATTGCCGGAAAAGGAAGGGCACCCTTTTCAGCCAGTTGATACAGCCTGAGAACACCGGTGGTGGTTTCTTCCGACACGCCGCGAATGGCATCGCGCTGGGCGGTGAACCAGCCCGGGCTTGTCGCCAGTCTTTTTTCCAGTTGGGCCTTGAGATATCTTTCTTCTTCCGAAGCAGGGTTTTCCAGAACCTTTTCGCCAGCTTCGGCCCGTGCCCCAAGCAGAATATACATGGTCGCATCGCCGCCATCATCGAGGATCATGTTGGCGGGCTTGCCATCGGCCCAGTCAAAGATCTTGTCAACAAAATCCCAGTATTCTTCCAGCGTCTCACCTTTATGGGCAAAGACCGGAATGCCAGCTGCCGCAATAGCGGCCGCCGCCTGATCCTGGGTTGAAAAGATATTGCATGATGACCAGCGGATATCGGCACCGAGATCAGCAAGAGTTTCGATCAGGACAGCTGTCTGGATGGTCATATGCAGGCATCCCGCAATGCGCGCGCCAGCCAGAGGCTTGCTGCCAGCATATTCATCACGCAATGCCATGAGACCGGGCATTTCACCTTCGGCAATGGCAATTTCCTTACGCCCCCAGTCAGCCAGGGTAATGTCAGCAATCTGATAATCTTGTGTCATGCACTAATCCTCATTTCAAATCGATAATTTTGATACCAGAACCCGAAGTCCATTGCAACGGAGGATCAGATCTCAAGATGGTTGAGACGGATGGAATATCCCCTATTTTTGAGCGCCTCTGACAATGTCAGGGCAGCAAAGACAGATCGGTGTCTGCCACCAGTGCATCCGGTTGCAAGAACAAATCTTGGCCGCCCTTCCTGATGATATCGGGGCAGGGTCTCTTCAAGCATGGCAACCGCTGCATCGATGAACGGGCGGAACGCCGGATCTTTTTCGATGAAGGCCTGAACCGCGCTGTCCTCGCCGGTCAGTTCAGCCATACCCTCTTCCCAATGCGGGTTTTTGAGAAACCTCATATCAAGAACCATATCCGCATCCTGTGGCACGCCCCGACGGTAGGAGAAACTTTGCACGGTCACCGACAGCACATCGTGGGAAATGATACCAAGTTTGTCGAGGAGTGTTTTACGGAAATCCGACGGCGATGAGCGGGTCGTATCAATGAATACATCCGCCAGTTTTTCAAGTGATTCCATATCCTTTCGGTCCTGCCGGATCGCATCGGAAAGGCTGAACCCCGGATATCGGGGCGCCAGCGGATGCGGCCTGCGTGTCGCGTTGTACCGGCGGTAGAGTTCGTTATCCTCCGCCGTAAGGTAAACAAGACTGACTTTCGGGCCAAGACGACGGCGGAGATCTTCGAGCAGACCGGCAAGCCCGGCCACATCAAAGCCCGACGTGCGACCGTCAATTGAAACCGCCACTTTCTTGCCGGCTGTTTCCACCTCAACACTGATCAGGTGATCCATCAGGGCAAGCGGCAGATTGTCCACGGCAAGAAAGCCCACATCCTCAAGCACGGTCAGTGCCGTGGAATAGCCTGATCCGGCCAGGCCGGAGATCAGCACAAGCCTTCGCATGTCAGGGGGAACTTCGGCCTCCCATTCCATATCGCTTTTCATGGGTCATACCTCGCAGACCATGGATTATGCCACAGGGTCAGGCTCCTGAACATGGGAAATCGGCAGGCTCATCGTCATTCGGGCCCCGGTTCGGGTGCCGCTCGGCCCACCTTTCTTGGCATCACCAATATTGGATGCCGTCAGCCTACCGCCATGGACCTCGACGATATGCCGGGAAATGGAAAGCCCCAACCCGGAATGCTGGCCAAATTTCTCTTCCTTGGGACGTTCGCTGTAAAACCGGTCAAACACCGCCTCAAGCTTGCCTTCGGGAATGCCCGGCCCCTGATCCGACATGGTTACCACGGCTTTATTTTCGTGTTGCTCAAGAGCAAGGTTGATCTCGCCGCCTTCCGGGCTGAATGATTTGGCATTGGCAAAAAGGTTGTCGAGCACCTGAACAATCCGGTCCACGGCAATATCCGCAAAAACCGGCTCATCGGGAAGACTGACGTTGAAATGAACTCGGTCATCCCCAAGCGCCATCCGGCGTGATGCAACGAAATTCCGGAAGAGTTCACAAAGATCAACCCGGGTGAATTCCGCCACCGACAAATCGGCATCGAGTCGGCTCGCCGCGGAAATATCCGTGATCAGCCGGTCAAGTCGCTTGACATCTTCAAGCAGGATATTCATGAGCTTCTTCTGCTGATCACGATCATCGATACGGGCGATGGTTTCAACGGCGCTGCGCAGTGAGGTGAGCGGGTTCTTGATCTCATGGGAGACATCGGCGGCAAAGGAGGCCGTGGCCTGCATCCTTGTCTGGAGCTCATCGGTCATGGCCGCAAGATCACGGGCCAGATCACCGATTTCATCACGCCTGTCCATCATCTTTGGAAGAGAGAGTTTCTGGCCGCTGGATTGGCGCACGTCATCGGCCGCCCGGGCAAGCTGAGAGATGGGGCCGATGATGGAACGTGCCAGATAGACCCCGAGCCCGATGGTCACCACCATGATCCCGAGAAAGATCTGGATAAAGGTTTGCTGGACGGCCCGGATATCGGCCTCAGCCTGCGCACCCGAGGCGGTGACGAGCAACGCGCCGCGCACCACGCGAAGATGGCGGATCGGCACCGCAACACCGAGGATTAGCTTGCCTTTGCGATCACGCATGATAAGTCGGCCAGGCTCACCGCTGAGCGCATTCAGCACCGCCGGAAAATCACTTGCCGACTGGACCGGCTTCTCCTGGTAGAAAGGGTAATTGTCCGGTGGCGCCAGCGCTTTTGCGATACTGCCGACCATCTTCCGGAACGGCGACATCAGGTCAAGGTCTTCGGTCAGCCTCGGCGTCAGGGTGGTCCGCGGCAGGGCACTGCCGGCGCGTGCACTGTCGGAAATCATGAGCCCGTCAGGCTGAAAGATCCGGATACGGGCATCAGGAATACTGGCGATGAGTTGCGATGCGCGTTGCAGGGTCAGCGATGAGATCTTGCGCTGTGCCAGTTCCGAATATTCGCTGTCGGCAAGACCAATGGTCCGGGCCAGGGTATTTCCCTGCCGGTAGAGCGCATCAATTTCCGACTGCAGGACGGTCTGGCGGTACTGATCAAGGTGGAGCAGGCCGATGAGAAACATGGCCGTCGGGAAAATCACAATAACGAAGATTCGCAACGTAAGTGGCGAAAACCGCCTTCGATTATGATCCTTGGAGGCCATCTTTTGCGGCGACATGTTTTGTGCGGCCATGAGGTTGGGGTCCACCCGGGTTAGGCTGTCTCCGTATATTTATACCCTACCCCGTAAAGTGTCTCAATGCCGTCAAAATCCGGGTCGGTTTCCCGGAACTTGCGGCGCAGCCTCTTGATATGGCTGTCGATGGTCCGGTCGTCGAGATAGGTGGTCTCGCCATAGGCCGCATCCAGAAGTTGATCCCGGTTCTTGACAACACCCGGGCGCCGGGCAAGCGCCATCAGGATGAGAAATTCCGTAACGGTGAGCCGCACGTCCTTGCCTTTCCAGCTGCAGGAATGGCGATCCGGATCCATGCTGAGGTGGCCAATGCTGATCGTGCCCTCCCCGCCAGGCGCGTCGGATTTTTCGGCCCGCCGGAGCACCGCCCGAACCCGCTCCAGCAGGAGACGCTGGGAAAATGGCTTGGTGATGTAGTCATCAGCACCCATGCGAAGCCCAAGCGCTTCATCAAGTTCGTCATCCTTGCTGGTCAGAAAGATGACGGGCATCATGCTGCTGGCCCGGATCTTTGTCAGCAATTCCATCCCGTCAAGCCGCGGCATTTTGATATCAAGAATGGCAAGTTCAGCCGGCCGCCGCCTTAACCCGATCAGCGCCTGCTCCCCATCGGTATAGGTGTCAACTTCAAACCCTTCGGCTTCCAGCAGAAGCGAGACGGAAGTTATGATATTCTGATCATCATCGACAAGAGCAATACGCTGGGCCATGGCATCCTCACAAGCACTGGTAACTTGATCATATCATACCATATTAACGGCAAGAACATGGCAAGGCGATGGCACCTGTTGCCGTATTCACAGAGCAGGAAAACCCATGCAGGAAATCCCTCCCTCACTTCACGCTCGACATCTGATCCGGCGATCCGGCAAAGCCTGTCTGGCCACCCTTGACCGCAACGACGGCTCACCCTATGCGAGCCTGGTTCTGTTTGCGCCATTGGCTGATGGCAGCCCGGTGATGCTTCTTTCCGATCTTGCCGAACACACCCGGAATATCGCTGCCAACCGGGCTTGCTCGCTCATGATCGATGGCATGGACGACGGCAGCGAGACCATGGCCGGCATGCGCCTGACCCTGCAAGGACATATCAGCAGGCTTGAGAATGAGGCGGCCACAAAACGCTTCATCGCCCGCCATCCGGAAGCCGCGATCTATGCCGGTTTTGCCGATTTCAACCTCTATCTGGTTACGCCTGCCCGCCTGCATCTTATCGGCGGATTTGGCATGATCCACTGGATCGATGCCAGGGATGTGCTGGCCTCCGCCCCCCGGCTTGACGAGGCAGCCGATGAGATTATCGAGCACATGAACACCGATCACGCCGACGCCATATTTGCCTACGCGAAAGC is a window of Alphaproteobacteria bacterium LSUCC0684 DNA encoding:
- a CDS encoding HugZ family protein, which encodes MQEIPPSLHARHLIRRSGKACLATLDRNDGSPYASLVLFAPLADGSPVMLLSDLAEHTRNIAANRACSLMIDGMDDGSETMAGMRLTLQGHISRLENEAATKRFIARHPEAAIYAGFADFNLYLVTPARLHLIGGFGMIHWIDARDVLASAPRLDEAADEIIEHMNTDHADAIFAYAKAHGHQGENWRMIGIDTDGIDLHDGSRYLRLQTDERMMSPGDARRNLAALAKAARNS